The following proteins come from a genomic window of Pyxidicoccus sp. MSG2:
- a CDS encoding AgmX/PglI C-terminal domain-containing protein, translated as MSLSRLLLPLAICLGACVKRVNIEVLEPVTPAPAASARPLGQLDKDQIRAVIGANRAQIRGCYETRLESAPNLRGKVVIRFVIGADGQVLESKVRESTVGDAELEGCVTARVGTFRFPPTGGGVVIVTYPFIFKTSPEG; from the coding sequence ATGAGCCTCTCGCGACTGCTTCTCCCGCTTGCCATCTGCCTGGGCGCTTGCGTCAAGCGGGTCAACATCGAGGTCCTCGAACCCGTCACACCCGCTCCCGCCGCCAGTGCCCGGCCCCTGGGCCAGCTCGACAAGGACCAGATTCGCGCCGTCATCGGGGCGAACCGGGCGCAGATTCGCGGCTGCTACGAGACGCGCCTCGAGTCCGCCCCGAACCTTCGCGGCAAGGTGGTCATCCGGTTCGTCATCGGCGCAGATGGCCAGGTACTGGAGTCCAAGGTCCGTGAGTCCACGGTCGGAGATGCGGAGCTGGAGGGCTGCGTCACCGCCCGCGTGGGCACCTTCCGGTTCCCACCCACGGGTGGCGGTGTCGTCATCGTCACCTACCCCTTCATCTTCAAGACGTCCCCGGAGGGCTGA
- a CDS encoding DUF998 domain-containing protein, translated as MTPKLREQLTYSACSAGLLIPLLYFGVQLTAMPFAAGYSVLKQTASELGMTTVSTVPQVFNFGTMLRGAVMLVAAGGFLGALKRMNVGPFSTWLTTLSMVSIAFNDIGAGLFPLPDDRHEGVFLLGYVFWPLSLLAAIWRSPEARAFKTYMLLNVVLTYGLLAARGVLGDAFMPAGLFQRVFGLVTVVPIGAAAWFVGHAFKQALDFRPAPQPG; from the coding sequence ATGACGCCCAAACTCCGCGAGCAACTGACGTACTCCGCGTGCTCCGCCGGCCTGCTGATCCCCCTTCTCTATTTCGGGGTCCAGCTCACGGCCATGCCCTTCGCAGCGGGCTACAGCGTGTTGAAACAAACGGCGAGCGAGCTTGGCATGACCACGGTTTCGACTGTGCCGCAGGTGTTCAACTTCGGCACGATGTTGCGTGGCGCGGTCATGCTGGTGGCCGCGGGCGGATTCCTGGGTGCCTTGAAGCGGATGAACGTCGGCCCCTTCAGCACCTGGCTGACCACGTTGTCGATGGTCTCGATTGCCTTCAACGACATCGGTGCGGGACTGTTCCCCCTGCCCGATGATCGCCATGAAGGCGTTTTCCTGCTGGGCTATGTGTTCTGGCCACTGAGCCTTCTTGCGGCGATCTGGCGCTCGCCCGAGGCTCGCGCCTTCAAGACGTACATGCTCCTGAACGTCGTGCTCACCTATGGGCTCCTGGCCGCCAGAGGTGTCCTGGGTGACGCATTCATGCCCGCGGGCTTGTTTCAACGGGTCTTCGGGCTGGTCACCGTGGTGCCCATTGGCGCAGCGGCGTGGTTCGTAGGTCACGCGTTCAAGCAAGCACTGGACTTCAGGCCCGCGCCGCAACCTGGCTGA
- a CDS encoding tetratricopeptide repeat protein: MIFRGKVPRTRSELIAEADRARARGRTKKAVEAYRKALELEPGDPVIHGKLAPLLARVKQPEAALQSFHAAAKGHLDKGFADKAIAVYTQAADTFPHRVDLWQQLAQLSLAKGHRVDAVRALLRGRFHLRHRNERRDAILLLKEVLALDSALLEVKLDLALLLASEGQRAEALALLEPLTREAPGPKRAKVNWTLLRISPGLGTGWRWLRSALARH, from the coding sequence ATGATCTTCCGTGGGAAGGTGCCCCGGACGCGCTCCGAGCTCATCGCCGAGGCGGACCGTGCTCGCGCCAGGGGCCGCACCAAGAAGGCCGTCGAGGCCTATCGCAAGGCGCTGGAGCTCGAGCCGGGAGACCCGGTCATCCACGGCAAGCTGGCACCGCTACTGGCCCGGGTGAAGCAGCCCGAAGCCGCGCTCCAGAGCTTCCACGCGGCGGCGAAGGGACACCTGGACAAGGGGTTCGCGGACAAGGCCATCGCTGTCTATACGCAGGCCGCGGATACGTTCCCCCACCGGGTGGACCTCTGGCAACAACTGGCGCAGCTCAGCCTCGCCAAGGGACACCGCGTCGACGCGGTGAGAGCCCTGCTTCGCGGACGATTCCACCTCCGCCACCGGAACGAGCGGCGCGACGCCATCCTCCTCCTGAAGGAGGTGCTGGCGCTCGATTCGGCCCTCCTGGAGGTGAAGCTGGACCTGGCCTTGCTGCTGGCAAGCGAGGGGCAGCGCGCCGAGGCACTGGCGTTGCTCGAGCCGCTGACCCGCGAGGCGCCGGGGCCGAAGCGCGCGAAGGTGAACTGGACGCTCCTGCGCATCTCGCCGGGCCTGGGGACAGGATGGCGCTGGTTGCGCTCCGCACTGGCGCGACACTGA
- a CDS encoding protein kinase domain-containing protein, producing the protein MSLQPGDRFGRYELVSWLGRGGMAETWRARLVGDAGVTKPVLIKKVLPEFSGDEAFISMFISEARISATLSHGNVAQVFDFGQVDGDYFLAMEYVDGQPLHRILKRALRSGFSCLPVPVATFIALEMCRGLHYAHTRTDEKGQPLGIVHRDISPDNVLVSYEGQVKIVDFGIAKARLLRTFDTEPGVVKGKYLFFSPEQARGEAVDARTDVWATGLVLYEMLCGQRPLTGPPQTVMVRMARGDFPAPSELRGGIPAALDALVMRALAVDLPARFESSHAFGDALAGFLYGFDPRFSSVNLAHLVRELFREELAKEGREMSVPPSFREELALWRSTAPNLTPTRNGDGPSPLPPKARQTAVERGPKHETEPETMPASSPRLSRRALVAGAGLLLSLGTAAVLMPDWSAGPTPTENEPSPQPPPAEALEEVSVQQPAAPVEAPKQEALVALAEAMATAAFAREAPDSGTTSDTARKLTFRLEARRHVILVPRSFVAATGLTPSRLYEVSDITENPRSRRPAILSPSNSNPLRIFYLLSGSRMPAEDSLGEVTDKAMFFVGASSISFFTLSPPSLGSPRQRSIQLASTQAGLKKQKQIAFRPEARGASLEKAALLTGLSRSIRYSVTLTASGGVPARTRGPGRGLERWIACIQWSPSAQDGDVAVRGPVAFLLRQGNELEAFNKVVIEGVEALKCGFVDDNPSDNVGLMQVHVTPVNGGSQNWPLSQSSSIEDSRLVHADRMASQVKGVLKMGGVGGAFQAAELANVCLNFVPEHADCLLYSGLALARLNRVEEAASRYRRFVEHHPNHPQARTVRQILESHGRAHNLESQRPHE; encoded by the coding sequence ATGTCCTTGCAACCCGGAGACAGGTTCGGCCGCTACGAGCTGGTGTCCTGGCTCGGTCGAGGCGGAATGGCGGAGACGTGGCGCGCCCGCCTGGTGGGCGACGCCGGCGTCACCAAGCCCGTGCTCATCAAGAAGGTGTTGCCGGAGTTCTCCGGTGACGAGGCCTTCATCTCCATGTTCATCAGCGAGGCGCGCATCTCCGCCACGCTGTCGCATGGCAACGTCGCCCAGGTCTTCGACTTCGGTCAGGTGGACGGGGACTACTTCCTGGCCATGGAGTACGTGGACGGCCAGCCCCTCCACCGCATCCTGAAGCGGGCGCTGCGCTCCGGGTTCTCCTGCCTGCCCGTCCCGGTCGCCACCTTCATCGCGCTGGAGATGTGCCGGGGCCTGCACTACGCGCACACGCGCACGGACGAGAAGGGGCAGCCGCTGGGCATCGTCCACCGGGACATCTCTCCGGACAACGTGCTCGTCAGCTACGAAGGTCAGGTCAAGATCGTCGACTTCGGCATCGCCAAGGCGCGCTTGCTGCGCACGTTCGACACCGAGCCCGGCGTGGTGAAGGGGAAGTACCTTTTCTTCTCGCCCGAGCAGGCGCGCGGTGAGGCGGTGGATGCGCGCACGGACGTGTGGGCCACCGGCCTGGTGCTGTACGAGATGCTGTGCGGTCAGCGCCCGCTCACCGGGCCGCCGCAGACGGTGATGGTGCGGATGGCGCGCGGCGACTTCCCCGCGCCCAGCGAGCTGCGCGGAGGCATCCCCGCCGCGCTGGATGCGCTCGTCATGCGCGCGCTGGCGGTGGACCTGCCGGCACGTTTCGAGTCCAGCCACGCCTTCGGCGATGCGTTGGCGGGCTTCCTCTACGGTTTCGATCCCCGGTTCTCCTCCGTGAACCTGGCGCACCTCGTCCGGGAGTTGTTCCGGGAGGAGCTGGCCAAGGAGGGACGCGAGATGTCGGTGCCGCCCTCGTTCCGGGAGGAGCTGGCCCTCTGGCGAAGCACCGCACCCAACCTCACTCCGACGCGAAATGGGGACGGGCCTTCGCCGCTTCCCCCGAAGGCGCGGCAGACGGCCGTCGAGCGCGGGCCGAAGCACGAGACGGAACCCGAGACGATGCCGGCGTCCTCGCCACGTCTCTCACGGAGAGCGCTCGTTGCTGGCGCGGGCCTCCTGCTGTCGCTCGGGACTGCCGCCGTGCTGATGCCCGACTGGAGCGCGGGCCCGACTCCCACGGAGAATGAACCGTCACCGCAGCCGCCGCCGGCGGAGGCTCTGGAGGAGGTTTCCGTCCAGCAACCCGCCGCACCGGTGGAAGCGCCGAAACAGGAGGCGCTCGTAGCTCTCGCCGAGGCCATGGCGACAGCGGCCTTCGCGCGCGAGGCGCCAGACTCGGGCACGACGTCGGACACCGCCCGTAAGCTGACCTTCCGGCTGGAGGCCCGGAGGCATGTCATCCTCGTGCCTCGAAGCTTCGTCGCCGCCACGGGGCTGACACCGAGCAGGCTCTACGAGGTGTCGGATATCACCGAGAACCCGCGTTCGCGGCGGCCGGCGATCCTCAGTCCTTCCAATTCCAATCCGCTCCGCATCTTCTACCTGCTCTCGGGCTCGCGGATGCCCGCGGAGGACTCCCTCGGGGAGGTGACCGACAAAGCGATGTTCTTCGTCGGGGCCTCGAGCATCTCCTTCTTCACGTTGAGCCCGCCCTCCCTGGGGAGTCCGCGTCAGCGCAGCATCCAGCTCGCGAGCACACAAGCTGGCTTGAAGAAGCAGAAGCAGATCGCCTTCCGCCCGGAGGCCAGAGGCGCGTCCCTGGAAAAGGCCGCGCTGCTCACGGGGCTGAGCCGGTCGATCAGATATTCCGTGACGCTGACGGCCTCGGGCGGTGTGCCAGCGCGCACCCGTGGGCCGGGGCGCGGCCTCGAGCGTTGGATCGCCTGCATCCAATGGTCGCCTTCCGCGCAGGACGGAGACGTCGCCGTGAGGGGGCCCGTGGCGTTCCTCCTGAGACAGGGCAACGAGTTGGAGGCGTTCAACAAGGTGGTCATCGAGGGAGTCGAGGCGCTGAAATGTGGCTTCGTCGACGACAACCCCTCGGACAACGTGGGCCTCATGCAGGTGCACGTCACGCCTGTCAACGGCGGCAGCCAGAACTGGCCACTGTCGCAGTCCTCGTCCATCGAGGACAGCAGATTGGTGCATGCCGACCGCATGGCCTCACAGGTCAAGGGGGTGCTGAAAATGGGTGGCGTAGGGGGGGCCTTTCAGGCAGCCGAGTTGGCGAATGTCTGCCTGAATTTCGTGCCCGAGCATGCGGACTGCCTGCTGTATTCCGGCTTGGCCCTGGCCCGCCTGAATCGCGTCGAGGAGGCGGCGAGCCGGTACCGGCGCTTCGTCGAGCACCACCCGAACCACCCTCAGGCACGGACGGTGCGACAGATACTGGAGTCTCATGGTCGAGCCCACAACCTCGAGTCCCAACGGCCCCACGAGTGA
- a CDS encoding kelch repeat-containing protein — MNRIYLGCVLLLALTACQDASMESGRSTASAPELQQDVSGIHGVLPPQPLPLFITTNKLPPGRVGAGYLAKLTAIGGNSPLSWRLVSGPLPGGVTLAVDGTLSGTPTTEGTTVLIVEVTDGVQRVRKALGLVISAELVLTTEALPGAFEGITWLAVPGVPVRLSARGGQPPLTFSVSPLPAGLALDAASGTFSGAPAQGSAGRSMVTVRVSDAAGGRVERVLPLETRVPRPIAGGGAASLPPRGSPLTDTLTVFTVDSAGRALPGVGVRVRRNGQEYDPPRQALSDATGKVVFTGLGLDGDSDTVDITANGNHLQNMTMARVNAALVTLSLGAWPLPMPRYDFVSATDPASGRILVTGGYNALGTWGCIDNVVELGDATTNTWHEPVLHGMPATMPARVYGAGAFASGTLVVFGGVTCLDNTFPTETWEYESDARAWTRWDVAGPEGRTAAVMAADGTGEHVVLFGGYSSSAWMTLNDTWVYTPATHAWTQRFPSGPIPMARADAAAAFDPVHGEVVVCGGTHAFLGELSDCNAYSPANDTWRPLSSMPSTREDFGLAFHPATGELYAFGGRVDGLDRNDLLVLRDGAWMTLVPDGAPGAPPKLHGHALVADARSGQLLVVGGVRQADSRISGDVWTFAPSTGQWTWRSAPPPSRPSVRLSGLLSGGPSGTRIQATVQVSGDGGYLGRRTVTLVGGTGSYALPDVPLDERLSITAYVSDRSQTPAVLWSHADLGVVGPFTADTSLDIAFPPGPLPLQTTTATLALPESWMSMASLSGAAYRQRPGFFSETNGVVQADLAGRRLRFDTIPLQPGTAQWFTAILTGQTMDTCVSAWVYWEGTPSQPLAVPSPSTNLTPGVAECIVGPEIPTVAQETWSLSPPEGTKLLQVGIGAALAPDDWLYMAPVGEQPVAFQLPEPSTLAPSRPRPPGQHVSWYVDTGSFTTSSFDYDDFSLALMQPDAWVRAEPYVYVRAKE; from the coding sequence ATGAATCGTATCTACCTGGGATGTGTCCTGCTGCTGGCCCTGACGGCCTGCCAGGACGCCTCGATGGAGTCTGGCCGGAGCACCGCGAGCGCTCCGGAATTGCAACAGGATGTGTCTGGGATTCATGGCGTGCTGCCGCCCCAGCCCCTTCCACTCTTCATCACCACGAACAAGCTGCCTCCGGGACGCGTTGGCGCGGGCTACCTCGCGAAGCTGACCGCCATCGGTGGCAACAGTCCGCTGTCCTGGAGGCTCGTGTCGGGGCCGCTGCCCGGAGGCGTGACGCTCGCGGTGGACGGAACGCTGTCGGGAACCCCCACGACCGAGGGCACCACCGTCCTCATCGTGGAGGTGACGGACGGCGTCCAGCGCGTGCGCAAGGCGCTGGGACTGGTCATCTCCGCGGAGCTCGTGCTCACCACGGAGGCCCTGCCCGGAGCCTTCGAGGGCATCACCTGGCTCGCCGTCCCGGGAGTTCCGGTGCGGCTGTCGGCGCGCGGCGGCCAGCCTCCGCTCACCTTCAGCGTCAGCCCCCTTCCCGCGGGCCTCGCCCTGGACGCCGCGAGTGGCACCTTCTCTGGAGCCCCCGCCCAGGGCAGCGCTGGTCGCTCCATGGTGACGGTGCGCGTCTCGGACGCGGCGGGAGGCCGCGTGGAGCGCGTCCTGCCCCTGGAGACCCGCGTCCCCCGCCCCATCGCCGGAGGCGGCGCCGCGAGCCTTCCTCCCCGGGGCAGCCCGCTGACTGACACCCTCACCGTCTTCACCGTGGACAGCGCCGGCCGGGCCCTTCCGGGCGTGGGCGTCCGCGTGCGCCGCAATGGCCAGGAGTATGACCCGCCGAGGCAGGCCCTCTCCGACGCCACGGGCAAGGTGGTCTTCACCGGCCTGGGGCTGGACGGCGACTCCGACACCGTGGACATCACCGCCAACGGCAACCACCTGCAGAACATGACGATGGCGAGGGTGAATGCCGCGCTCGTGACGCTGTCCCTGGGGGCCTGGCCGCTGCCGATGCCCCGCTATGACTTCGTCTCCGCCACGGACCCGGCCTCCGGGCGCATCCTCGTCACCGGCGGCTACAACGCCCTGGGGACCTGGGGGTGCATCGACAACGTCGTCGAGCTGGGCGACGCCACCACGAACACCTGGCACGAGCCCGTCCTTCACGGCATGCCGGCCACCATGCCGGCCCGCGTCTACGGCGCGGGGGCCTTCGCGAGCGGCACGCTCGTCGTCTTCGGCGGCGTCACGTGCCTGGACAACACCTTCCCCACCGAGACCTGGGAGTACGAGTCGGACGCGCGCGCGTGGACCCGGTGGGACGTGGCGGGCCCGGAGGGTCGCACCGCGGCGGTGATGGCGGCGGACGGAACGGGCGAGCACGTCGTCCTCTTCGGGGGCTACTCCTCGAGCGCCTGGATGACGCTCAACGACACCTGGGTCTACACGCCGGCCACCCACGCCTGGACGCAGCGCTTCCCCTCCGGCCCCATTCCCATGGCTCGCGCCGACGCGGCCGCGGCGTTCGACCCGGTCCACGGTGAGGTGGTGGTCTGTGGAGGCACCCACGCCTTCCTGGGCGAGCTGTCCGACTGCAACGCCTACTCCCCCGCGAACGACACGTGGAGGCCCCTGTCCTCGATGCCCTCCACCCGCGAGGACTTCGGCCTGGCCTTCCACCCGGCCACCGGTGAGCTGTACGCCTTCGGCGGCAGGGTCGACGGCCTGGACCGGAACGACCTGCTGGTGCTCCGCGACGGAGCCTGGATGACTCTGGTTCCGGATGGAGCGCCGGGCGCTCCGCCGAAGCTCCATGGCCATGCGCTGGTGGCGGATGCCCGGAGCGGCCAGCTCCTCGTCGTGGGTGGCGTCCGACAGGCGGACAGCCGCATCAGCGGTGACGTGTGGACCTTCGCGCCCTCCACGGGCCAGTGGACGTGGCGCAGTGCCCCGCCGCCGTCCCGGCCCTCGGTGCGGCTGTCGGGCCTGCTGTCCGGAGGCCCGTCGGGCACTCGCATCCAGGCCACGGTGCAGGTGTCGGGGGACGGCGGCTACCTGGGCCGGAGGACCGTCACCCTGGTGGGTGGCACGGGCTCCTACGCGCTACCGGACGTGCCCCTCGACGAGCGGCTCTCCATCACCGCCTACGTCTCGGACCGGAGCCAGACTCCGGCCGTGCTCTGGTCTCACGCGGACCTGGGCGTGGTGGGCCCCTTCACGGCGGACACGTCGCTGGACATCGCCTTCCCGCCCGGGCCGCTGCCGCTGCAGACCACCACGGCCACTCTCGCCCTCCCCGAGTCGTGGATGTCCATGGCGTCCCTGAGCGGCGCGGCCTACCGACAGCGCCCCGGCTTCTTTTCGGAGACCAACGGTGTCGTCCAGGCGGACCTCGCCGGGCGCAGACTGCGCTTCGACACCATTCCCCTCCAGCCCGGCACGGCGCAGTGGTTCACCGCCATCCTCACCGGGCAGACGATGGATACGTGTGTCAGCGCCTGGGTCTACTGGGAGGGCACGCCGAGCCAGCCCCTGGCCGTGCCCTCACCGTCCACGAACCTCACGCCGGGCGTCGCGGAGTGCATCGTGGGGCCGGAGATTCCCACGGTGGCGCAGGAGACCTGGTCGCTGAGCCCACCCGAGGGCACGAAACTGCTCCAGGTGGGAATCGGCGCCGCGCTGGCACCGGATGACTGGCTCTACATGGCTCCGGTGGGCGAGCAGCCCGTGGCCTTCCAGCTCCCGGAGCCGAGCACCCTCGCGCCGTCGCGGCCCCGGCCGCCCGGCCAGCACGTGTCCTGGTACGTGGACACCGGCAGCTTCACCACCAGCTCCTTTGATTACGACGACTTCTCCCTGGCGCTGATGCAGCCGGACGCCTGGGTCCGCGCGGAGCCGTACGTGTACGTGCGCGCCAAGGAGTGA
- a CDS encoding acyltransferase family protein, which translates to MKTAPSEPLGLPAHLPALDGLRGVAVLMVIAYHSLTVLTTASVGRLFQVGWAGVDLFFVLSGFLITRILVQTRERGAYFRTFYARRALRIWPLYFLVLAFAFTLMGRLLPILAFDTQQYPWALYALYLQNLWLTDFGPSPLSVTWSLAIEEQFYLVWPLLVFFLRNGQLRALLWACVLLSPVARFAALWEGVSPFQVYTFTLLRLDGLALGGLLALGVVDGRYTAERLERWGRRLAVPALLVAFGVSFVFFSHGHAIHMATALVGPGGPTVRALLVTGLYSLWTVGFASLLGWVLTGRVRVLQAVLQWAPLRFVGQVSYGLYLFHTLVFPVGAYYTRPLFYRFIPWSVAATALGLLFEYVVLLALTVVSWRCFERPLLRLKDRFTHTDAPGKAVAPTA; encoded by the coding sequence ATGAAGACCGCACCCTCGGAGCCCCTGGGCCTGCCCGCCCACCTTCCCGCGCTGGACGGCCTGCGCGGGGTGGCAGTGTTGATGGTGATTGCCTACCACTCGCTGACGGTGCTCACCACCGCGTCGGTGGGCAGGCTCTTCCAGGTGGGCTGGGCGGGCGTGGACCTCTTCTTCGTCCTGTCCGGCTTCCTGATTACGCGCATCCTCGTGCAGACGCGCGAGCGCGGGGCCTACTTCCGCACCTTCTACGCGCGGCGCGCGCTGCGCATCTGGCCGCTGTACTTCCTGGTGCTGGCCTTCGCCTTCACCCTCATGGGGCGGTTGCTGCCGATTCTGGCCTTCGACACCCAGCAGTATCCGTGGGCCCTCTACGCGCTGTACCTCCAGAACCTCTGGCTGACGGACTTCGGCCCCTCGCCGCTCAGCGTGACGTGGTCCCTGGCCATCGAGGAGCAGTTCTACCTGGTGTGGCCGCTGCTCGTGTTCTTCCTCCGAAACGGACAGCTGCGCGCGCTGCTGTGGGCGTGCGTGCTGCTCTCCCCCGTGGCGCGCTTCGCCGCGCTGTGGGAGGGCGTGTCTCCCTTCCAGGTCTACACCTTCACCCTGCTCCGCCTGGACGGGCTGGCGCTCGGGGGACTGCTGGCGCTGGGCGTGGTGGACGGCCGCTACACGGCGGAGCGGCTGGAGCGGTGGGGCCGGCGGCTCGCGGTGCCCGCGCTGCTCGTGGCCTTCGGAGTCTCCTTCGTCTTCTTCAGCCACGGGCACGCCATCCACATGGCCACGGCGCTCGTGGGGCCGGGCGGCCCGACGGTCCGCGCGCTGCTGGTGACGGGCCTGTACTCACTCTGGACGGTGGGCTTCGCCAGCCTGCTGGGGTGGGTGCTCACCGGGCGTGTGAGGGTGCTCCAGGCCGTGCTGCAGTGGGCTCCGCTGCGCTTCGTGGGGCAGGTGAGCTACGGGCTCTACCTCTTCCACACGCTCGTCTTCCCTGTCGGCGCCTACTACACGCGGCCGCTGTTCTACCGCTTCATTCCCTGGAGCGTCGCCGCCACCGCGCTCGGCCTGCTGTTCGAGTACGTGGTGCTGCTGGCGCTCACCGTCGTGTCGTGGCGCTGCTTCGAGCGGCCGCTGCTGCGCCTCAAGGACCGGTTCACCCACACGGACGCCCCCGGGAAGGCCGTGGCTCCCACGGCTTGA
- a CDS encoding RNA 2'-phosphotransferase, whose translation MATAHRPEKQLQGLAQKSKKLSWLLRHGARETGLAMDSAGFAPIVDVLRMTGLSHRAFDEVVAENNKSRFEVRGEQVRAVQGHSLEGTPVTLDGLERSWDEVSGDALLYHGTSVAAARAILSGEGVHSAARTHVHLAAAVDSKVGKRAGVDVLLVISPVRLRASGLRIFRAPNGVLLARAIPAAVIVDVLACNGPGGSALAELKGRVGKGAAPSAAGA comes from the coding sequence ATGGCCACCGCACACCGTCCGGAGAAGCAGCTCCAGGGACTCGCCCAGAAGTCGAAGAAGCTGTCGTGGTTGTTGCGTCATGGTGCCCGGGAGACGGGCCTCGCCATGGACTCCGCGGGCTTTGCCCCCATCGTCGACGTGCTGCGGATGACGGGGCTCTCGCACAGGGCGTTCGACGAGGTGGTCGCGGAGAACAACAAGTCCCGCTTCGAGGTGCGGGGCGAGCAGGTGCGCGCCGTGCAGGGCCACTCCCTGGAGGGCACTCCCGTGACGCTCGACGGGCTGGAGCGCAGCTGGGACGAGGTATCCGGAGACGCGCTCCTCTACCACGGCACGTCCGTGGCCGCCGCGCGCGCCATCCTCTCCGGGGAGGGCGTTCATTCCGCGGCGCGCACCCACGTGCACCTGGCTGCCGCGGTGGACTCGAAGGTGGGCAAGCGGGCCGGCGTGGATGTGCTGCTGGTCATCTCCCCCGTGCGCCTGCGGGCCTCGGGGCTGCGCATCTTCCGCGCACCCAACGGGGTATTGCTCGCGCGCGCCATCCCCGCCGCCGTCATCGTGGACGTGCTTGCGTGCAATGGCCCGGGAGGCTCCGCGCTCGCGGAGCTGAAGGGACGGGTGGGGAAGGGGGCCGCCCCGTCCGCGGCTGGAGCCTAG
- a CDS encoding LysR family transcriptional regulator, translating into MDTDGLRALVAFAEAGCNLTLAGRTIGLSQPAMHARLQGVSRALETDLYERRGRRLQLTPDGARVLAWARDVLERERSLRVELRQGHAEERVVLACGEGALVHVVAERIAPLLRERAGVLSFLVVDGPAAVAAVERGSAHLAVVAGPASSPPGLRSQPLVTAALLAVAARQHPLARAGREVEMGALLEHRLLVPPLGRALRATLEDAAAARGRALAVAAEVTGWEAVCRLAALGVGVGIINDVVATPGLARLAVRGLPPVTYRLLMRRGRGTPLADEVVRALLG; encoded by the coding sequence ATGGACACGGATGGGCTTCGCGCCCTGGTGGCGTTCGCGGAGGCTGGCTGCAATCTGACGCTCGCGGGGCGCACCATCGGGCTGTCCCAGCCGGCGATGCATGCACGGCTGCAAGGAGTGTCGCGGGCGCTGGAGACCGACCTCTATGAGCGCCGGGGCCGGCGCCTCCAGCTCACCCCGGATGGAGCGCGCGTGCTCGCCTGGGCACGTGACGTGCTCGAGCGTGAGCGCTCCCTGCGCGTGGAGCTGCGTCAGGGACACGCGGAGGAGCGGGTGGTGCTCGCGTGTGGAGAGGGGGCGCTGGTGCACGTGGTGGCCGAGCGCATCGCTCCGCTCCTGCGCGAGCGGGCCGGCGTGCTCTCCTTCCTCGTGGTGGATGGCCCCGCCGCGGTCGCCGCGGTGGAGCGAGGCTCGGCGCACCTGGCGGTGGTGGCCGGCCCCGCTTCCAGCCCCCCGGGCCTGCGCTCGCAGCCGCTGGTCACCGCCGCGCTGCTGGCCGTGGCCGCACGGCAGCATCCGCTGGCGCGGGCAGGGCGAGAGGTGGAGATGGGGGCACTGCTGGAGCACCGGCTCCTGGTGCCTCCGCTCGGCCGCGCCCTGCGCGCCACGCTGGAGGACGCCGCCGCGGCCCGTGGACGGGCACTCGCGGTCGCCGCGGAAGTGACTGGCTGGGAGGCGGTCTGCCGGCTCGCGGCCCTGGGCGTGGGGGTGGGCATCATCAACGACGTGGTGGCCACCCCGGGCCTCGCACGCCTTGCCGTGCGCGGCCTGCCCCCTGTGACCTACCGGCTGCTGATGCGGCGTGGACGGGGCACTCCGCTCGCGGACGAAGTGGTCCGGGCCCTGCTCGGCTGA